From Amycolatopsis sp. WQ 127309:
CCACGCCGTCGGCGCGCGCCTTCAGGATCGACGGCGCGACCTCCGAACCCAGCGCGAAACCGGTCGGCGCCGCGGCGGGATCACCGTCGGAACCCCTGGTGTACACCAGTTTCAGCACCATCTCGGGGCTGCCGGTCCAGTGTTCGAGGACAAGTGAAACCACTCGCTCCCAGGCCGCGAGATCGGGCTCCGGCAGGTCGAGCATGGCCGCCGACCGCGCCAGCCGCTCCAGGTGCGGCCGCAGCTCACGGGGCTTGCCGCCGACCACGAGGATCGTCTCGAAGACGCCGTCGCCGCGGGTCAATCCGAGGTCGTCCACCTTGATCTGGGCGGTGTCCGGGTCGGCCAGGGTTCCGTCGAGGAAGACGAGCACGCGCATTCCCACACGGTACTCACCTAGGCTGGGGCGTATGCCGTACCGCTCGCCGCTGCTGGACGTGCCCGGATCCATCCCCCCGCCCGACGACCACCCTGAAGCCGGCGTCCCCTGGCACTGGGGAGACCCCTTCGCGGAGCAGCGCACCGCGACGCGCGGCGTCGTCGTGATCGATCGGTCACACCGCGAAGTCCTGGCCGTGACCGGCGAGGAGCGGCTGTCGTGGCTGCACCTCGTGATCTCACAGCACGTGACCGACCTCGCCGAGGGGTCCGGCACCGAGGCGCTGGTGCTCGACAGCCAGGGCCGGGTCGAGACGCACATGGTGCTCGCGCACCTCGACGGCACCGTCTGGCTCGACGGCGACCCGGAGCCGCGCGTGACCAGCGCGCTGCCGAAGGGCGGCCCCCAGACGCTGCGCGAATACCTCGACGCCATGAAGTTCTGGTCCAAGGTGGACATCCGCGACGCGACCGACGAGCTGGCCGTGCTCACCGTGCTCGGCCCGGACAGCGAACGCGTGCTGAGCGCGGTCGGCGCCGAGATCGGGCCGGAGCCGTACGCGGTCGTGGCGCTGCCCGGTGGCGGTTTCGCGCGGCGGATGCCGTGGCCCGGCCGGTTCAGCGTCGACCTCGCGGTGCCGCGCGCCGAGCTCGCCGGCTGGTGGAAGAAGCTCACCGACGCCGGCGCCCGCGCGGCCGGGAGCTGGGTGTTCGACGCCTTGCGCGTCGAGTCGCTGCGGCCGCGGCTGGGCGTCGACACCGACGATCGCACGATCCCGCACGAGGTGGGCTGGGTCGGGTCGGCCGCGCACGTCGCGAAGGGCTGCTACCGCGGCCAGGAGACGGTGTCGAAGGTGCACAACGTCGGCCGCCCGCCGCGCAACCTGCTGCTGCTCCACCTGGACGGTTCCCCCGAGATCCGGCCGGAGCCCGGCGACCCGGTGCTGCTCGACGGCCGCACGGTCGGCCGCGTCGGCACGGTGATCCAGCACCACGAGCTCGGCCCGATCGCGCTGGCCCTGGTCAAGCGGTCGACGCCGGTGGGTGCCGAGCTGCTGACCGGTTCCGAAGACGAGCTCGTCCAGGCGGCGATCGACCCCGACTCCGTGCCGTCGGAGCTCCCGGCGCCCGGGCGGGCCGCGGCGGCGCAACTTCGTGGCTGATCGAAAACCCCTGACAGCAGGATCACGCCCAACCGGGATAAACTGCGCTGTGATCGAAGTGCGGCCCGGCGGCAGGCGGCGGATCGACCGCGTGCTCGGCCCGGGATACCTCAGCGGCTTGGGTGACCTGCCGTTGAAGGTGCTCCGCGAGCGGCGCGACGAAGCCGCTCAAGAAGAGACCGATCTTTCCTACTTGCGCAGGCTGCTGCACGCCCGGATCGACATCGTCCGCGCCGAGCAGACCCGGCGCAGCTCCGGCGGCGAGTCCAGCATCGTCGACCAGCTGGCCACGATCCTCGCCGACAACGCGCTGGGCCCGGCCGCGGGCTCCGGGCGGCACCAGCAGCTGGAGCCCTCACGCGCCGGCGAGCACCGCCGGCACGCCGAGGCGCTGATCGGCGACACCGACCTGACCGACGTCGGTTCCCTGACGGACGAGAAGCTCGCCTCCGCTTTGGACACCTACGCCAGCGAAGAGGTTTCGGTGTCGTCGTTCCGGCGCGAGGTCCAGAACGTCATGGACACCTTGAACGCGGAGATCGCCCAGCGCTACCAGCAAGGTTCGGCCACAGTGGACGAGCTGCTCGAGAGCGAAGGCGGGCAAGAAGCCCAGTGACCAATCCCGTCCTGGCCGAAGTAGTCCGTTCCGATTTCGTCGAAAGCGTCCACCGCGGCGCGCTCGTGGTGACGGGCCCCGAGGGCGACGTCAGGCTGGCTCTCGGAGACGTCACCTCGCCGGTCTTCCCGCGTTCGTCGAACAAACCGTTGCAGGCCGTCGGGATGCTGCGGTCCGGGCTGGACTTCACCGGCGAAGACCTGGCGCTGGCCTGCGCGTCCCACTCCGGCGAGCCCCGGCACGTCAAGGGCGTGCTGGAGCTGCTGCAGGCGGCGGGCCTGACCGAGGACGACCTCGCGTGCCCGGCCGACTTCCCGCTGCACGTGCCGAGCATGCGCGACGCCGCCGAGCCGCGGCGCGTGATGATGAACTGCTCCGGCAAGCACACCGGCATGCTCACCACCTGCGTCCGGGCCGGCTGGCCGACCGCGGGCTACGAGGCGCCGGACCACCCGCTGCAGCAGGCGATCGCCGCCGCCGTCACCGACCTGACCGGCCAGCCGATCGCGCACACCGGCGTCGACGGCTGTGGTGCGCCGCTGTTCGCGTTCTCCCTGACCGGGCTGGCCCGCGCGTTCGGCCGGGTCGGCAGCGCGGCCGACGGTCCCGAACGGACGGTCGCCGACGCGATGCGCGCCCACCCCTGGCTGGTCGCCGGCACCGGGCGCGAGGACACCGAGCTGATGTCCGCCGTGGACGGTCTCGTCGCGAAGGGCGGCGCCGAGGGCGTCCAGGCGTTCGCGCTGCCGGACGGGTTCGCGGTGGCGCTGAAGATCGACGACGGTGCGAAGCGGGCCTGCGCGCCGCTGGCCGTCGAAGCGCTGCGGTTCCTCGGCGTGGACGTCGCCGGGCTCGACGAGCTCGCCCGCGGCTCGGTGCTCGGCGGCGGTCGCCGGGTCGGCGAGATCCGGGTGCCGGAGCTGCGCGGCTAGCTAGTTCGCGCGTTCCCGCGAGGCCAGGTCGCCCCAGAACTCCCGCAGGTCGGAGAACAGCTCGGCGAGCTCCTCGACGTTGCCCGAGCGCAGCGCGTCCAGGATGTCGTGGACCTCGTCGGCGGTGGTGTCGGCTTCGAGGATGGGGTCCGCGAACAGCTGCACGAGGCCGCCGTAGTCGAGCTCGACGATCGAGTCCGCGTGGAAGTTGTCCAGCCAGCGCCGCGTCTCGAACAGCACCCGGCCCGGCCCGGAGTCGCCGAAGGTCTGTTCCAGCAGGTCACCGGCCTCGCGCGCCCGGTGCTGGGCGTCGGCGAGGGTGCTCCGCCAGGACAGTTCGCGCTTCGGGTCGTCGCGGCCGGAGCCCAGCACGAGCTTGCGCTCCTCCGGGTCGACCAGCACGAACCACGGCAGCGGAACGGTCCAGGTGGTCGACAGCGTGTGCGCGGCGGAGGTGCTGAGGTCCGACAGCGCGGACTTCGTGCGGGCGCGGATCGCGTCCTGGGTGAAGCCGGCTTCGTCGAGGATGACGTTCTTCAGCGCCGGGTGCGCGTCGCCGAGGAAGGTCACCAGCGCGGCGGCCGAGCGGGCGCGCAGCTCCAGCGGGCAGACGAACGGGCCGTGCACGCGCTGGGCGGCCGGCACGTCGGCCGGATCGAGCACCAGGACGTCGGTCTGCAGGCTGGGCGCGGCCTTGCCGTTGGCGAGCTCGGCGGGCAGCAACCGGCGGGGCGCGGCGACCTGTGACTTGAGCCACATGGCCTGCTCGCGGGCACCCGCGTCGGTCCGCCCCAGCTTGGCCGCCGCGACGGCCGCGCGCAGCCGATCGTCGGGCGGCTCGCCCAGGGCGAGCAGGGGTTCGTACACCCGCAGATAGGCCACGAAGGGACGGAGCACGAGTAGATCGTGGCACGCCGACCTGCGCCGATCGTCACCGACCGGCCGGTAACCGGTGTCCGGCGGACACTGTCACCACCGGCACACCGTGCCACGTCGCATCGAACCCCCCGGACACGGTACGGTGTCAGCAGGAAAGAATTGTCGAGACGATGCGGGGCCGCCGATTCCCCCGGCCGCCCCGCCCCTGTGCGAGGGGGTCGAGCCATGGGGCGCGGCCGGGCTAAGGCCAAGCAGACGAAGGTGGCGCGCGAGCTCAAGTACAGCTCGCACGAGACCGACTTCGATGCTTTGCAGCGCGAGCTGTCGACTGGTTCCTCTAGTGGTCACTATGAGGAGCCCGATAGCAATGATCAAGATCCGTACGACGACGGGTACGACGAGTACCGTCGTTGAGCACGCGTAACCGCGCGAGGGCGTAGCTGGGCACAACCCGGCGACCGCCCTCGCGCGCTGCGTGCTGCCCAAAACCCTGTGGGCTGCGTAGCGGATGAAGGAGTGAGCCGGTGGTAAGTCGGGTTGGAGTCGTCGGGGCGGGACTGATGGGTTCCGGCATCGCCGAGGTGCACGCGCGGTCCGGATTGGACGTCGTGGTCACCGAGGTGAACCAGCCGGCGCTCGACGCGGGCAAGGCGCGCATCGAGAAGTCGCTCCAGCGCGGCGTCAAGAACGGCAAGCTCTCCACCGAGGACGCCGACGCGGCCCTCGGCCGGCTGCGCTTCACCACGGACATCGCCGAGTTCGCCGACCGCGAACTGGTCATCGAAGCGATCCTCGAGCAGGAACAGGCGAAGGTCGACGTCTTCCGCCAGCTCGACAAGATCGTCGAGGCGGAGGACGCGCTGTTCGCGTCCAACACGTCCTCGATCCCGATCATGAAGCTGGGCATGGCGACGAACCGCCCCCAGCAGGTGGTCGGCATCCACTTCTTCAACCCGGTCCCGGTGCTGCCGCTGGTGGAGCTGGTGCCTTCGCTGCTGACGAGCGAGGAGACGGCCCGCCGCGCGGAGGACCACGCGACGACGGCCCTGGGCAAGACGGTCATCCGGTCCCAGGACCGCGCCGGGTTCATCGTGAACTCGCTGCTGGTCCCGTACCTGCTGTCGGCGATCCGGATGATCGAGTCGGGCTTCGCCTCGGCGGAGGACATCGACCGCGGCATGGAGCTGGGCACGGCCCACCCGATGGGCCCGCTGCGGCTGTCGGACCTGATCGGCCTGGACACCATCAAGGCGATCGCGGACTCGATGTACGCGGAGTTCAAGGAGCCGCTGTACTCGTCGCCGCCGCTGCTGCTGCGCATGGTGGACGCGGGCCTGCTGGGCAAGAAGACCGGCCGCGGCTTCTACTCCTACGGCTGACCGACCTTCGTCGCCGCCCGATCCACTTTCGGTGGTCCGTGCGGCGACTTTGTCGTCTTGGGCCGGGCGGCCGGACTCGCTTGACTGTCAGGCATGCCTGAGCTGAGCCGCCGTACCGCCCTCGCCGCTTCCGCCGCCGGCGTCGTGGCGCCCGCTTTCGCGGGTGCTTCGCCCGCGGACGCCACCACGCGACGCCGTCGCGGCGTGACCACCTTCGTCTTCGCCGCGGGCGCCAACGGCGTCTCGGCCGCCCCGGACGAGCTGGTCCTGCGCGGGCACCGCGGCGTCGGCGTCGACCAGCCGGGGCAGCAGTTCCGGCTCGCCTACCAGGCACCCCAGGACCTGGCGGCGTTCGCGACGGAGCCGTCGGCGCTGGCCGGCGTCACGCTCGCCGACCAGGTAGCGGCCACGGTCGAGGTGGTCCGCCGCGCGGCGGCGCACGGCCCGGTGGTCCTGGTCGGCGCCAGCATCGGCGGCGCGGCGATCAGCCTGGTCGCCGACGCCGTGCCGGACCTGATCGACCTGCTCGTCTACGACACGGCGTTCTGCTGCGTCGACCTCGAGACCCCGGACGAGTACATGGCCACCCCGGAGGCGGCCGAGACCCGCGTCGGCGATCTCTTGGGGTTCGCCGCGGCCGACCCGTCGGTGATCGGCGCCGTCCGGTTCAACTGGCGCACGGCGGACCGCGCGCTGCTCGCGAAGGCCAAAGAAGCGTTCGTCGCCGACGGCACGGACGCCGAGTTCTACGCGTTCCTCAACGCCATGGCCCCCGACGACCTCCTCGGCAAGGGCGCCACCCCGGCCCGCGGCGACCGCGCGAGGTGGGGCCGCGTGCCCCGCGTCTACGTCCGGCACCTGCGCGACCGGATCATCCCCCTGGAGCTGCAGGACCGCATGATCCGCGAGGCCGACGCGGCCACGCCGGGAAACCGCTTTCACGTCGTCGACCTGGACACCAGTCACGTCCCGGACGCGGCGAAGCTGGCCGAGCTGGTCGACATCTACGACGGGTTGACGCGCTCCTGATCGAAGACCACGGGCGCGTCGAAGGCCGCCCGCCGCGACGCGCGGCGCAGGACGGCCAGGACGGCCGGCCCCAGCACGAGGATCGCGACGGCGTTGGTGATCGCGCGGCCGGTGTCCCAGCCGAGCGTCGAGGTCAGGACGGTGAAGACGGCGAACCGGTGCAGGTTGTCCAGCAGCGGCGCGCCGGGCACGTAGCCGAGGCCCGCGGTGGTGCCGCCGAGCGACGACCCGGCGAGGAACGGCCACGACCACAGGCTCATCAGCAGCCCGAAGAGGTAGGCCGCGACAACGCCGTACGCCACGAGCAGCGCGATCTCCGCCTTCCCGCGGGCGCGCGGCAGCAGCCCGGCGCCGAGCCCGATGAGCGACGACGCGAGCATCTGGAACGGCAGCCACGGCCCGACGCCCGCGGTCAGCAGCGCCGAGGTGAACAGCGACGTCGAGCCGAGCACGAACCCGAACCCGGGCCCGAACACCCGCCCGGCGAGCACGAGCAGGAAGAACACCAGCTCGATCCCCCCGGTCCCGGCGCTGAGCGGTCGCAGCCCGGCGTTCACCGCGGACAGGACACCGAGCAACGCGAGCGCTTTCGCATCGATTCCCCCGCGCGACAGTTCGGCCAGCACGACGAGGATCAGCACGGGCAGGGTCGCCATGAAGACGAACGGCGCATCGGCGGTGTGCGCGGACACACTGGGCGCGGGGTGCGCGAAGAGCGGCCAGCAGAACATGACGAGGCCGAGCACCGCCGCGACGGTGAGCACCAGCGCAGGACGCGGCCGGAGGCGGATGGCCCGGGGCGGCGGGTCGAGGAAGCCGGTCACGTCAGCACCTCGCACGAAGTCGCGCGGGACCGCGCCCGCCCACCGACACCGGCTCGCGAGCCGACCGGCGATGCGAAGATGCGCGAAACCGCTCCCGGCGCGCTCAGGCACCGCGCGGGGTCGACGCACGGCCACCCGCATGAATGCGCGCAGGAGCGTGCCCGCTCACGGACCCCGGCTCGTGAGCCGAACGGCGCCGCAAAGGTGCGCCAAGCAACTCCCGGCGCGCTCAGGCACCGCGCGGGGTCGACGCACGGCCACCCGCACGAATGCGCGCAGGAGCGCGCCCGCCCACCGACACCGGCTCGTGAGCCGACCGGCGGCGCGAAGGTGCGCCAAGCAACTCCCGGCGCGTTCAGGCGCCGAGCGGGGTCGACACACGGCCACCCGCACAAATGCGCGCAGGAGCGTGCCCGCCCACCGACACCGGCCCGCGAACCGACCGGCGGCGCGAAGGTGCGCGAGGGCGCAACAGGCGAGCGACGTCGAGAGGCGGACGTCATGACAGGGCCTCCGCTACTTCGTCCACCGTCAGCCACTCCTGGGGCGCCAGCACCTTGGCCACCTGGGGCGCGAAGGCCGGGGACGCGACGATGACCTCCTTCGTCGGGCCGTCCGCGACCACCTCGCCCTCGGCCATGACCACCACCCGGTGGGCCACCGATGCCACGAACTCGACGTCGTGGGTGGCCAGCACTATCGCGTGGCCCTGCGAGGCCAGCTCTCGCAGGATCGCCGCGAAGCGCCTTTTGGCGTGGTAGTCGAGGCCGCGCGTCGGCTCGTCGAGCAGGACCACCGGGGGTGCCGCCGCCAGCTGGACGGCCAGCACCAGCGCCAGTCGCTGCCCTTCGGACAGGTCGCCGGGGTGCGCTTCACCGGCGACCGCGGGGGCCAGGCGGTCCAGCAGGGACCTCGCCGTGCCTGCCGTGGCGCCGGATTCGGTGTCGGCCTGTGCGCACTCGGCGTCGACCGAATCCAGGTACAGCAGATCGGCGGGTGACTGCGGGACCAGCCCCACACGCTGACGGGCCGCCCTCGGCTTGAGCGACGCAGGATCCACGCCGCCGACGTCGACCTTCCCCGCCGACCGCGGACCGCTGCCCTGCACCGCCCAGAGAAGCGACGACTTGCCGGAGCCGTTGCGTCCCATCAGCGTGACGATTTCCCCCGGCCCGACGCGCAGGTCCACCCCACGCACCGCCAGGACATCTCCGTAGCGGACCACCACCCCTCTCACGTCCAGTGCTCGACCGGTCACCGAGAGGGTACGACCCACCACCGACAATTTCGGACGATGTGACTGAAGCCGCGATCGCAGCGGCCCCGCGACCCGCCGCGCGTCCCGCACCGACAGCGGCAACGGCGACCAGCCCGCGAGCCGCCCCAGCTCGACGATCGGCGGCGCGATCTCCGCCGTCGCCAGGATCTCCGCCGGCGGCCCGGACCGCACCGAGCCGTCGCCCGGCAGGTACAGCAGCCGGTCGGCGTACTGGACGACCCGCTCCATGCGGTGCTCCGCGACGACCACCGTGGTCCCGAGGTCGTGCACCAGCCGCGTGATCGCCGCGAGGACCTCCTCGGCCGCCGTGGGGTCCAGCGCGGACGTCGGTTCGTCGAGCACCAAGACCCGCGGGTGCGCCGTCAGGACCGAGCCGATCGCGACGCGCTGCTGCTGCCCGCCCGACAGCGTCCGAAGTGGACGGTGGCGCAGCTCGGCGATGCCCAGCAGGTCCAGGGTTTCTTCGACGCGCTTGCGCATGACGTCCGGCGCCACCGCCAGCTGCTCCATCGCGTACGCCAGCTCCTCCTCGACCGTGTCGGTCACGAAGCCGGCCAGCGGGTCCTGGCCGACGACGCCGACCACCGCGGCCAGCTCGCGCGGCGGGTGGGAAGACGTGTCCAAGCCGTCGACCAGCACCCGCCCGGCCAGCCGTCCGCCGGTGAAGTGCGGGACGAGCCCGTTGATCGCGCCGAGGAAAGTCGACTTGCCGACGCCGGTCGGGCCGGCGACCAGGCACAGCTCGCCCTCCTCGACCAGCAGCGAGACGTCGGACAGCACCGGCCGCGCGGCGTCCGGGTAGGTCACCGTGACCTGCGAAAACTCGATCACCGGACCACCTCCGACAACGACGGCGGGCGGGGTGCGACGAACGCGGGCAACGCCCCGAGCAGCAGCGACAACGCCGGTAGCAAGGACACCTCGGGCCAGCTCAGCGGGCTCAGCGACGGGTAGAGGTTCCCCGGATCGATCCGTGCGGAGAAGAACAGCAGCGCGCACGCCCCGACGCCGGACGCGACGACCAGCGTCTCCGGCCGGCGCCACGGGTCCGGCCGGTAGGCCGTCCGCCGGATGCGCCGCCCGCCCAGCACGAACCCGGCCGCGGCCACGACCAGCCCGAGGGCCAGCAGCGGCACGCCCAGCCACGACGACGTCCCGTCGAGCACGCCGTAGACGCCGACGCACACGCCGACCAGCCCGCCGAGCACGCAGCCGGCGATCGCCGCGCGCACACCGGCGCTCAGGTACGCGCGGCGGCCGTAGCCGCGCGAGTCCATCGCCGCCGCCAGCAGCAGCGAGCGGTTCATCGCGTCCTCCAGCACCGGCACCACGATGCCCTTGACCGCCCGCAGCCCGCGAGTCCGCCCCGCCCGCAGCCGCCGGGCCCGCCGCACGCGCTGCACGCTCTCGACCAGCTGCGGCGCCACCGTGAGCGCCACCGTCACGGCCGTGCCGACCTCGTACAACGCGCCCGGCACGGCCTTGAGCAGGCGTTTCGGGTTGGCCAGGGCGTTCGCCGCGCCGACGCAGAGCACCATCGTCGCCAGCCGGAGGCCGTCGTAGAAGCCGCCGAGCAGCTCCTCCGCCGACGTCGAGCCGAGCAGCGACACGCCCGCCGCGAACGCCGGCAGCGGGATCCGCGGCAGCGTGAACAGGATGTGCCCGCCGTCCTCGCCGCCGATCAGGATCCGGAACAGCACCCGCGTCGCGACGATCACCGCGCCGACGTAGGCGTACAGCCGGAACGCCAGCGCCCACGGCGCGTCGCTCCGCCGGTTCGCGACGACGAAGCCGATGATCGCGATGAGCAGGCCCAGCAGCAGCGGGTTCGTCGTCCGGCTGGCCGCGACGGCCAGCGCGAGCGCCCAGACCCACCACGCGCCCGGGTGCAGCGCCCGGCTGGTCACGTCCGGCGACGTCGTGCGGCGACCCAGGCCGCGCCACCGATCAGCAGGATCGCCGCGATGGCGATGACCACGCCCCACGGGAAGGAACTGCTGGTGGCCGCGGGCGCCGGGGACGGGGTCGAAACGGCCTGGCGGATCGGCGCCACCCGCGGCGGCGCCGGCAGGTCGTTGGCGGTCTTCGGCCGGGCGAACGACCAGCCCTCGAACCCGTCGGCCGCCGGCTTCGACGTCTGGGCGCCCTCCTGGCTCGACTCCCACTTGCCGCCGGCCGCGGCGTGCCAGTAGCTCCAGTACGCCGTCGCCGACGGCATGCCCGCGCACGACTCGACGTCCGGACCTGGTTTGCCGTCGATCCGGCAGGCGATGGCGAGGCCGTACTTCTGCGAGCCCGCGACGTCGATCCCGGCACCCTGCAGTGCCGCGATGCCCGTCGCGGGGGTGCCGGGGGCGCAGCGGACCAGCGGCTGCGGGGCCAGGTCGCCGAAGTCCACGACCACCGTCACGCCGCCACCGGCCGGGCAGGTGCCGTCGGTGCCCGTCGCCGACGCGGGCGCGGCCCCGGCGAGGCAGGTGGCCAGGAGGAGCAGGCAGACCGCGGCGATGCGGGACGGCAGGGTGATCATGCAGGCACTTTAGCCAGGACGGCCGCCGTCGCAGGTGCGGTTCCGGCGCGACGCCGACCACACCTAGACTGCGGCGCGTGGGACAGCGCATCGCGGAGGGACAGCTGCGGGTCGGCCTCGTCGGCGCCGGCCCGTGGGCCACGACGGTTCACGCGCCCGGTCTGGCGGATCACCCCGGCACGGCGCTGACCGCGGTCTGGGCCCGGCGGCCGGAGGCGGCGCAAGCGCTTGCGGACACCCACTGCGCGACCGCCGCCGAGAGCATCGAAGACCTGTTCGCGCAGGTGGACGCCGTGGCGTTCGCCGTCCCGCCGTCGATCCAGGCCGAGCTGGGCGTCCGCGCGGCCGAAGCCGGGAAGCACCTGATCCTCGAGAAGCCGATCGCCGCTGACCTGGCGGGGGCGCAGCGGCTGGCCGACGCGGTCGCGGCCGCCGACGTCGCCGCCCTCGTCGTGCTGACCCTGCGGTACTCGGCGCAGACCCAGGAGTGGCTCGCCGGGCTCGCCCAGGCGGGCGGCTGGGCCGGTGGCGGCGCGCGCTGGCTGTCCGGCGCCCTGCTCGGCGGCCAGTACGCGGCCTCGGAGTGGCGTCAGGACGACGGCGGCGCGCTGTTCGACATCGGCCCGCACGCCCTCGACCTGCTGGACGCCGCGCTCGGGCCGATCACCGACGTCGTCGCGGCGCGGCGGAGCCCCGGCGACACGTGGCAGCTGATGCTGGCCCACGAGAACAACGTGGTCAGCACGGCCACGCTGGCCCTGCGGCTGCCGGTGCAGCCGACCGTCGTCGAGGTCGCCGTCTGGGGTCAGCACGGCTACCGCACGCTCGGGCGCAAGCCCGGTTCGGCGTCGGAGTCCTACACCGCGTTGCTCGACGACTTCGCGGCGATGATCGCCAGCGGCACCACGGCCCACCCCTGCGACGTCCGCCGCGGCCTGCACCTGCAGGGCCTGATCGAGCGCGCTCGCGAGCTGGCCGGCGAAAAGTAGTACACAGGCACCCCCTGCGAGTTTCCGTTGTGAATCAAGGGGTTTACGAAGCATCCCCCGATTCATCCACAGGGTTGTCCACAGCATCCACTGTGGACAGTGCGCCTCCCGACCGAACCACGGAAAGTTCCGTCGCGCCACCGGAAAGATCACCGAATAGTGCGCCTCCCTCAGCATGCCGAGACGATCTTGTGATGCGAAGGTGATCTTGGGAGGGCCGTTTCCAGCGCACAGACGATCTTTGGGTGCTCAAGGAGGGAGGCGCATGGAAACCCTGCTGCGCGCCTTCTGGGGGATGATTCCGGTTTCGGCCATCGCGCTGCCGTACGCGCTGCTCGGGTGGCCACTGCTCGCGGCTCGACGGCGGCGAAGACTCCCGCCCCGGTACGCGAGCGCGACCGCCGGCGTCGACAGCGCCGCCGTCCTGGTCGCTTTCCTGGTGTTGTGCCTGGTCACGATGCCTGTCGGCGGCTCCGGCCAGAGCACGCTCGACCTCGTCCCGGGCGCCGACATCACCGCCGCGTTCGGCGACGACGGCTCACTTTGGCAGGTGATCGGCAACGTCCTGCTGCTCTGCCCGCTCGGCGCGCTGCTCCCGCTGCGGCTGCGCGGCCTGCGCACCCTCCTCCGGATCGCGCTGGTCGCCCTGCTCGCCTCCGTGCTGGTGGAAGGTACGCAATATCTGATCCACACCGGCCGGGTGACGTCCACCGACGACGTCCTGCTCAACACCGCCGGCGCGACGCTCGGCGCGGCCCTGAGCAGACGCGTTTGGCGCTCACTGGACCCGCCACCGCCACCGCCGGTGGTCATCCCGACACAGCAGCGCCGCACGGTCTGCGAAGCCCCGACGCTCACCATGCGGGTCCCGCGATCGGTCTGGGACGCGCGGTACGCCGCCATCGCCCACCCCGACCGGCAGTAACCGGGTTGCGAGCCGTGCGACACTGGCTCCGAAGAGCCCTTTCGACTCGAGGAATGAACGCCTATGCCTGGCGCCGTCTCCGGCGTCGGCCTCCGCTAGGCCCGACGCCCAGCGATCCACCCGCACCGAGCTGCGGTTCCTCGACGTGCTCTCGAAAGGGCTTCCACCAGCAATGTCCGCTATCCAGACGTATGTCCGCAAGACGGCGCCCCGCGGCCGGGAGACCGAGCAGGTCGGGCCGTTCCTGGCCACCTACTCGCCGGACAACGACCACCCGATGCTCAACTACGCGATCCCGGACGACGGCGCGCGGCCGTCGGCGGCCGAGATCGA
This genomic window contains:
- a CDS encoding folate-binding protein YgfZ, producing the protein MPYRSPLLDVPGSIPPPDDHPEAGVPWHWGDPFAEQRTATRGVVVIDRSHREVLAVTGEERLSWLHLVISQHVTDLAEGSGTEALVLDSQGRVETHMVLAHLDGTVWLDGDPEPRVTSALPKGGPQTLREYLDAMKFWSKVDIRDATDELAVLTVLGPDSERVLSAVGAEIGPEPYAVVALPGGGFARRMPWPGRFSVDLAVPRAELAGWWKKLTDAGARAAGSWVFDALRVESLRPRLGVDTDDRTIPHEVGWVGSAAHVAKGCYRGQETVSKVHNVGRPPRNLLLLHLDGSPEIRPEPGDPVLLDGRTVGRVGTVIQHHELGPIALALVKRSTPVGAELLTGSEDELVQAAIDPDSVPSELPAPGRAAAAQLRG
- a CDS encoding aerial mycelium formation protein: MIEVRPGGRRRIDRVLGPGYLSGLGDLPLKVLRERRDEAAQEETDLSYLRRLLHARIDIVRAEQTRRSSGGESSIVDQLATILADNALGPAAGSGRHQQLEPSRAGEHRRHAEALIGDTDLTDVGSLTDEKLASALDTYASEEVSVSSFRREVQNVMDTLNAEIAQRYQQGSATVDELLESEGGQEAQ
- a CDS encoding asparaginase translates to MTNPVLAEVVRSDFVESVHRGALVVTGPEGDVRLALGDVTSPVFPRSSNKPLQAVGMLRSGLDFTGEDLALACASHSGEPRHVKGVLELLQAAGLTEDDLACPADFPLHVPSMRDAAEPRRVMMNCSGKHTGMLTTCVRAGWPTAGYEAPDHPLQQAIAAAVTDLTGQPIAHTGVDGCGAPLFAFSLTGLARAFGRVGSAADGPERTVADAMRAHPWLVAGTGREDTELMSAVDGLVAKGGAEGVQAFALPDGFAVALKIDDGAKRACAPLAVEALRFLGVDVAGLDELARGSVLGGGRRVGEIRVPELRG
- a CDS encoding DUF3073 domain-containing protein, yielding MGRGRAKAKQTKVARELKYSSHETDFDALQRELSTGSSSGHYEEPDSNDQDPYDDGYDEYRR
- a CDS encoding 3-hydroxybutyryl-CoA dehydrogenase, whose amino-acid sequence is MVSRVGVVGAGLMGSGIAEVHARSGLDVVVTEVNQPALDAGKARIEKSLQRGVKNGKLSTEDADAALGRLRFTTDIAEFADRELVIEAILEQEQAKVDVFRQLDKIVEAEDALFASNTSSIPIMKLGMATNRPQQVVGIHFFNPVPVLPLVELVPSLLTSEETARRAEDHATTALGKTVIRSQDRAGFIVNSLLVPYLLSAIRMIESGFASAEDIDRGMELGTAHPMGPLRLSDLIGLDTIKAIADSMYAEFKEPLYSSPPLLLRMVDAGLLGKKTGRGFYSYG
- a CDS encoding alpha/beta hydrolase; this encodes MPELSRRTALAASAAGVVAPAFAGASPADATTRRRRGVTTFVFAAGANGVSAAPDELVLRGHRGVGVDQPGQQFRLAYQAPQDLAAFATEPSALAGVTLADQVAATVEVVRRAAAHGPVVLVGASIGGAAISLVADAVPDLIDLLVYDTAFCCVDLETPDEYMATPEAAETRVGDLLGFAAADPSVIGAVRFNWRTADRALLAKAKEAFVADGTDAEFYAFLNAMAPDDLLGKGATPARGDRARWGRVPRVYVRHLRDRIIPLELQDRMIREADAATPGNRFHVVDLDTSHVPDAAKLAELVDIYDGLTRS
- a CDS encoding ECF transporter S component, which translates into the protein MTGFLDPPPRAIRLRPRPALVLTVAAVLGLVMFCWPLFAHPAPSVSAHTADAPFVFMATLPVLILVVLAELSRGGIDAKALALLGVLSAVNAGLRPLSAGTGGIELVFFLLVLAGRVFGPGFGFVLGSTSLFTSALLTAGVGPWLPFQMLASSLIGLGAGLLPRARGKAEIALLVAYGVVAAYLFGLLMSLWSWPFLAGSSLGGTTAGLGYVPGAPLLDNLHRFAVFTVLTSTLGWDTGRAITNAVAILVLGPAVLAVLRRASRRAAFDAPVVFDQERVNPS
- a CDS encoding ABC transporter ATP-binding protein, with translation MIEFSQVTVTYPDAARPVLSDVSLLVEEGELCLVAGPTGVGKSTFLGAINGLVPHFTGGRLAGRVLVDGLDTSSHPPRELAAVVGVVGQDPLAGFVTDTVEEELAYAMEQLAVAPDVMRKRVEETLDLLGIAELRHRPLRTLSGGQQQRVAIGSVLTAHPRVLVLDEPTSALDPTAAEEVLAAITRLVHDLGTTVVVAEHRMERVVQYADRLLYLPGDGSVRSGPPAEILATAEIAPPIVELGRLAGWSPLPLSVRDARRVAGPLRSRLQSHRPKLSVVGRTLSVTGRALDVRGVVVRYGDVLAVRGVDLRVGPGEIVTLMGRNGSGKSSLLWAVQGSGPRSAGKVDVGGVDPASLKPRAARQRVGLVPQSPADLLYLDSVDAECAQADTESGATAGTARSLLDRLAPAVAGEAHPGDLSEGQRLALVLAVQLAAAPPVVLLDEPTRGLDYHAKRRFAAILRELASQGHAIVLATHDVEFVASVAHRVVVMAEGEVVADGPTKEVIVASPAFAPQVAKVLAPQEWLTVDEVAEALS